Proteins found in one Leguminivora glycinivorella isolate SPB_JAAS2020 chromosome 4, LegGlyc_1.1, whole genome shotgun sequence genomic segment:
- the LOC125225150 gene encoding uncharacterized protein LOC125225150, whose protein sequence is MSPDPNKLTSGSETQPGADNVPAAETTDVVAISVSSRIPDFWVDQPRVWFIRTEAVLTPQRIGDDAKFDMVVSKLPKDVILRLADFLTNPPATNRYQELKAKLLKMLEDSKNRQVEKVLGEMDLGDQKPSQLLAKMRNLAKDSFPDATLRIMWQNHLPTAVRAVLVASRESDLDTLANIADDVSEATRIPNVAAAAVPQSQAHRAAANTSGTADTAVILAEIAKLSVRMMDLERARPRGRSYGRRGRGGRSASRPRSTSRHRNQAERRPDWLCYYHFRFGPAATKCRQPCAWVLNQQEN, encoded by the coding sequence ATGAGTCCGGATCCCAATAAATTAACTTCGGGCAGTGAGACTCAACCGGGCGCGGACAATGTACCAGCAGCAGAAACGACCGATGTGGTAGCCATTTCAGTGTCGAGCCGGATACCAGATTTCTGGGTGGACCAGCCCAGAGTTTGGTTCATCCGGACGGAAGCAGTATTAACACCACAGCGGATAGGGGACGACGCCAAATTCGACATGGTGGTGTCGAAGCTGCCAAAGGACGTAATACTGCGGCTGGCGGATTTTCTAACAAACCCGCCCGCCACCAACCGATATCAGGAGCTTAAGGCGAAGCTCTTGAAGATGTTGGAAGATTCCAAAAACAGGCAAGTAGAGAAGGTCCTCGGGGAAATGGACCTGGGCGATCAAAAACCATCCCAGCTATTGGCCAAGATGCGCAACCTGGCTAAGGACAGCTTCCCCGATGCCACACTGAGAATAATGTGGCAGAATCACCTACCTACGGCAGTGCGCGCAGTTTTGGTAGCATCCAGGGAGAGCGATCTTGACACACTGGCCAACATCGCCGATGACGTATCGGAAGCCACTAGAATCCCTAACGTGGCAGCAGCGGCAGTACCACAGAGTCAGGCGCACAGAGCCGCAGCGAACACCTCAGGAACCGCAGATACAGCAGTGATACTCGCTGAGATTGCCAAGTTAAGCGTCAGAATGATGGACTTGGAACGGGCAAGGCCAAGAGGTCGCAGTTACGGAAGGAGAGGACGCGGAGGTCGTTCAGCGTCCAGACCAAGGAGTACGTCACGCCACCGGAACCAAGCCGAGAGGAGACCAGATTGGCTTTGTTACTACCATTTCCGATTCGGTCCTGCCGCCACCAAATGTCGCCAACCCTGCGCATGGGTACTCAACCAACAGGAAAACTAG
- the LOC125225224 gene encoding cullin-4A has protein sequence MSQSAKITVLAEEGGNQGRKRTHNSDLCSKTDDMSASEKKSNFSMLTTNSNGAVKTTLPSMQSKPGATTKKLIIKNFKSKPKLPENYQETTWSKLREAVVAIQTSTAIAYSLEELYQAVENMCSHKMASQLYVNLTNLVEAHVKANIEQFLSESMDRQVFLKRMDDCWRAHCRQMIMIRSIFLYLDRTYVLQNPSIHSIWDMGLDLFRHHIAMNTLIQTRTVDGLLLLIERERGGDAVDISLLKSLLRMLSDLQIYQDAFEHKFLQATERLYAAEGQRLVRELAVPSYLAHVEKRLREENERLLHYLDPSTKWQLIHTIERMLLSEHLTAILSKGLEALMDGPRHSDLTTLYNLFSRVKDGLNELCSHFNAYIKKKGRTIVIEPERDKSMVAELLEFKEQLDHVVGTCFQKNDKFLYSMREAFEHFINQRQNKPAELIAKFVDVKLRAGNKEATEEELERLLDKIMVLFRFIHGKDVFEAFYKKDLAKRLLVGKSASVDAEKSMLSKLKQECGGGFTCKLEGMFKDMELSKDINITYKQHLAGTPDNSGLELSVYILTMGFWPTYGTAEARLPAALTRQQDHFTKFYLGKHSGRKLTWQPMLGHCVLRAHFAQGNKELQVSLFQALVLLLFNEGDNLSFEEIKAATNIEEGELRRTLQSLACGKARVLSKAPRGREVKDNDHFSFNNDFTNKLFRIKINQIQMKETSEEQKATEERVFQDRQYQIDAAIVRVMKMRKALSHNLLISELYNQLKFPVKPADLKKRIESLIDRDYMERDKDNPNQYNYVA, from the exons ATGTCGCAATCAGCTAAAATAACAGTTTTGGCAGAAGAAGGTGGAAATCAGGGTAGAAAACGTACACATAACAGCGACCTGTGTTCTAAAACAGACGATATGAGTGCTAGTGAAAAGAAATCGAACTTTTCTATGTTGACTACGAATTCCAATGGAGCCGTTAAGACGACGTTGCCGTCTATGCAGTCGAAGCCGGGAGCGACGACGAAGAAGTTGATAATTAAGAATTTTAAAA GCAAGCCAAAGTTGCCGGAGAACTACCAGGAGACGACATGGAGCAAGCTGCGGGAGGCGGTGGTGGCGATCCAGACGTCGACGGCCATCGCGTACTCGCTGGAGGAGCTGTACCAGGCCGTGGAAAATATGTGCAGCCACAAG ATGGCGTCCCAACTATATGTAAACCTAACAAACCTCGTAGAAGCTCACGTGAAAGCGAACATCGAACAGTTCCTCTCGGAGAGCATGGACCGCCAGGTGTTCCTCAAGCGCATGGATGACTGCTGGCGGGCACACTGCCGGCAGATGATCATGATACGGAGCATCTTCCTTTATCTAGATAGAACTTATGTTTTGCAGAATCCTAGTATACATTCAATTTG GGACATGGGTCTAGACCTATTCCGTCACCACATAGCGATGAACACACTGATCCAGACGCGAACAGTGGACGGGCTGTTGCTGCTGATCGAGCGCGAGCGCGGTGGGGACGCTGTAGACATCTCGCTGCTCAAGAGTCTGCTGCGGATGCTGTCCGATCTGCAGATATACCAGGATGCCTTTGAACACAA GTTCCTCCAAGCCACAGAGCGTCTATACGCCGCCGAAGGCCAACGGCTTGTGCGTGAGCTGGCCGTGCCTTCATACCTAGCTCATGTAGAGAAACGACTACGAGAGGAGAACGAACGTCTATTACATTATTTAGACCCATCTACCAA ATGGCAATTAATACACACGATAGAACGTATGCTGCTCAGCGAACACCTCACCGCTATCCTCAGCAAAGGGCTGGAGGCGCTCATGGATGGCCCCAGACACTCCGACCTCACCACCCTGTATAATCTGTTCAGCCGAGTCAAGGACGGCTTGAATGAGCTGTGCAGCCACTTCAATGCTTATATTAAG AAAAAAGGACGCACGATAGTGATCGAGCCAGAGCGCGACAAGAGTATGGTGGCCGAACTGCTCGAATTCAAAGAACAGCTCGACCACGTGGTGGGCACGTGCTTCCAGAAGAACGACAAGTTCCTGTACTCCATGCGAGAGGCCTTCGAGCACTTCATCAACCAGCGGCAGAACAAGCCCGCCGAGCTCATTG ccaAGTTCGTGGATGTGAAACTTCGCGCTGGCAACAAAGAGGCGACGGAAGAAGAACTAGAGAGGCTGTTAGACAAGATTATGGTTCTCTTCCGGTTCATACACGGCAAGGACGTGTTCGAGGCCTTCTACAAAAAAGACTTAGCTAAAAG GTTGTTGGTCGGCAAATCGGCTTCAGTGGACGCCGAGAAGTCGATGCTCAGTAAACTGAAGCAGGAGTGTGGTGGTGGCTTCACCTGCAAGCTGGAGGGCATGTTCAAGGACATGGAGCTGTCCAAAGACATCAACATTACGTATAAACAG CACCTAGCGGGCACCCCGGACAACAGCGGGCTGGAGCTGTCCGTGTACATCCTGACGATGGGGTTCTGGCCCACGTACGGCACGGCCGAGGCGCGCCTGCCCGCCGCGCTCACGCGGCAGCAGGACCACTTCACCAAGTTCTACCTCGGCAAGCACTCCGGCCGCAAGCTCACGTGGCAGCCCATGCTGGGCCACTGTGTGCTCCGAGCTCACTTCGCACAG GGTAACAAAGAATTACAAGTATCGCTGTTCCAAGCCCTAGTTCTACTGCTCTTCAATGAGGGAGATAACTTATCTTTTGAAGAAATCAAAGCGGCCACAAATATTGAG GAAGGTGAACTCCGCCGAACGCTCCAATCACTCGCTTGCGGTAAAGCGCGTGTGCTGAGCAAAGCGCCGCGCGGCCGCGAAGTGAAAGACAACGACCACTTCTCCTTCAACAATGACTTCACCAACAAGCTGTTCCGCATCAAGATCAACCAGATACAGATGAAAGAGACT AGCGAGGAGCAGAAGGCGACGGAAGAGCGCGTGTTCCAGGACCGCCAGTACCAGATCGACGCCGCCATCGTGCGCGTCATGAAGATGCGCAAGGCGCTCTCACACAACCTGCTCATCTCCGAACTATACAACCAGCTCAAGTTCCCTGTCAAG CCCGCGGACCTGAAGAAGCGCATCGAGTCGCTGATCGACCGCGACTACATGGAGCGAGACAAGGACAACCCCAACCAGTACAACTACGTCGCGTAA